The proteins below come from a single Rhizobium sp. BT04 genomic window:
- the rpsA gene encoding 30S ribosomal protein S1, translating to MSVATPSREDFAALLEESFAKNDLAEGYVTKGIVTGIEKDVAVVDVGLKVEGRIALKEFGARAKDGSLKVGDEVEVYVERIENALGEAVLSREKARREESWIKLEAKFEAGERVEGVIFNQVKGGFTVDLDGAIAFLPRSQVDIRPIRDVTPLMHNPQPFEILKMDKRRGNIVVSRRTVLEESRAEQRSEIVQNLEEGQVVDGVVKNITDYGAFVDLGGIDGLLHVTDMAWRRVNHPSEILNIGQQVKVQIIRINQETHRISLGMKQLESDPWDGIQAKYPEGKKISGTVTNITDYGAFVELEPGIEGLIHISEMSWTKKNVHPGKILSTSQEVEVVVLEVDPSKRRISLGLKQTLENPWAAFARSHPAGTEVEGEVKNKTEFGLFIGLDGDVDGMVHLSDLDWNRPGEQVIEEFNKGDVVKAVVLDVDVEKERISLGIKQLGKDAVGDAAASGDLRKNAVVSCEVIAVNDGGVEVKLVNHEDITSFIRRADLARDRDEQRPERFSVGQVFDARVTNFSKKDRKIMLSIKALEIAEEKEAVAQFGSSDSGASLGDILGAALKNRGGE from the coding sequence ATGTCAGTAGCTACCCCCTCCCGCGAGGATTTCGCGGCTCTTCTCGAAGAGTCCTTTGCCAAGAACGACCTGGCCGAAGGCTATGTCACCAAGGGCATCGTCACGGGTATCGAGAAGGACGTCGCCGTTGTCGACGTCGGCCTCAAGGTTGAAGGCCGCATCGCGCTCAAGGAATTCGGCGCACGCGCCAAGGACGGTTCGCTGAAGGTCGGCGACGAAGTCGAAGTCTATGTCGAGCGCATCGAAAACGCGCTTGGCGAAGCCGTTCTGTCGCGCGAAAAGGCTCGCCGCGAAGAAAGCTGGATCAAGCTCGAAGCCAAGTTCGAAGCCGGCGAGCGCGTCGAAGGCGTGATCTTCAACCAGGTCAAGGGCGGCTTCACGGTCGACCTCGACGGTGCGATCGCCTTCCTGCCGCGTAGCCAAGTCGATATCCGCCCGATCCGCGACGTCACCCCGCTGATGCACAATCCGCAGCCCTTCGAAATCCTCAAGATGGACAAGCGCCGCGGCAACATCGTGGTTTCGCGTCGTACGGTTCTGGAAGAGTCCCGTGCCGAGCAGCGTTCTGAAATCGTTCAGAACCTCGAAGAAGGCCAGGTTGTCGACGGCGTCGTCAAGAACATCACCGATTACGGTGCGTTCGTTGACCTCGGCGGCATCGACGGCCTGCTGCATGTCACCGACATGGCATGGCGCCGTGTGAACCATCCGTCGGAAATCCTGAACATCGGCCAGCAGGTCAAGGTTCAGATCATCCGCATCAACCAGGAAACCCACCGCATCTCGCTCGGCATGAAGCAGCTCGAGAGCGATCCGTGGGATGGCATCCAGGCCAAGTATCCGGAAGGCAAGAAGATTTCCGGTACCGTCACCAACATCACCGACTACGGTGCGTTCGTCGAGCTGGAGCCGGGCATCGAAGGCCTGATCCACATCTCGGAAATGTCCTGGACCAAGAAGAACGTTCACCCCGGCAAGATCCTGTCCACGAGCCAGGAAGTCGAAGTCGTCGTTCTCGAAGTCGATCCGTCCAAGCGCCGCATCTCGCTCGGCCTCAAGCAGACGCTGGAAAATCCGTGGGCAGCATTCGCCCGCAGCCATCCGGCCGGCACTGAAGTCGAAGGCGAAGTCAAGAACAAGACCGAATTCGGCCTGTTCATCGGCCTCGACGGCGATGTTGACGGCATGGTGCACCTCTCCGACCTCGACTGGAACCGTCCGGGCGAACAGGTCATCGAGGAGTTCAACAAGGGTGACGTCGTCAAGGCCGTCGTTCTCGACGTCGATGTCGAGAAGGAACGCATCTCGCTCGGCATCAAGCAGCTCGGCAAGGATGCAGTCGGCGACGCCGCTGCATCGGGCGATCTGCGCAAGAATGCAGTCGTTTCCTGCGAAGTGATCGCGGTCAACGACGGCGGTGTCGAAGTGAAGCTCGTCAACCACGAGGACATCACCTCCTTCATCCGCCGTGCCGACCTCGCCCGCGACCGCGACGAGCAGCGCCCCGAGCGCTTCTCGGTCGGCCAGGTGTTCGACGCCCGCGTCACCAACTTCTCCAAGAAGGACCGCAAGATCATGCTGTCCATCAAGGCTCTGGAGATTGCGGAAGAGAAGGAAGCCGTTGCCCAGTTCGGTTCGTCCGACTCGGGTGCTTCGCTCGGCGACATCCTGGGCGCAGCCCTGAAGAACCGCGGCGGCGAATAA